The Halocalculus aciditolerans genome includes a window with the following:
- a CDS encoding NADP-dependent oxidoreductase, with protein sequence MRDSNREWYFVERPEGEPDLDCFELRESEVPEPDPGDVLVRVRYLSVDPYMRGRMRDVESYAEPWDVGDTLEGGVVGEVVESESERYDEGDFVTGNGAWADYCVLDADDTAPVDPDVGGLPAYLGVLGMPGRTAYFGLLDVGEPKPGDTVVVSGAAGAVGSVVGQIASLNGCRVVGFAGSDEKTDWLTEDLGFDAAINYKDVDDYRAALDDAAPGGVDVYFDNVGGPITDAVFTELNVDARVAVCGQIAHYNDEGVPTGPRKLPQLIAPRAKVQGLLVGDYATRFGQASEQLGEWVATGELHHRESIVDGLENAPDAFLGLFAGDNIGKQVVKVSE encoded by the coding sequence ATGCGAGATTCGAACCGCGAGTGGTACTTCGTCGAGCGCCCCGAGGGCGAACCGGACCTGGACTGCTTCGAACTCCGCGAGAGCGAGGTTCCCGAGCCCGACCCCGGCGACGTGCTGGTGCGCGTGCGTTACCTCTCCGTCGACCCCTACATGCGCGGGCGGATGCGGGACGTCGAATCCTACGCGGAGCCGTGGGACGTCGGCGACACGCTCGAGGGCGGCGTCGTCGGCGAGGTCGTCGAGTCCGAGAGCGAGCGCTACGACGAGGGCGACTTCGTCACCGGGAACGGCGCGTGGGCGGACTACTGCGTGCTCGACGCGGACGACACCGCGCCCGTCGACCCCGACGTCGGCGGCCTCCCCGCCTACCTCGGCGTGCTCGGGATGCCGGGCCGCACGGCGTACTTCGGCCTGCTCGACGTCGGCGAACCGAAGCCCGGCGACACGGTCGTCGTCTCCGGCGCGGCGGGCGCGGTCGGCTCCGTCGTCGGCCAGATCGCGTCGCTCAACGGCTGTCGCGTCGTCGGCTTCGCGGGGAGCGACGAGAAGACCGACTGGCTCACCGAGGACCTCGGATTCGACGCCGCGATAAACTACAAGGACGTTGACGACTATCGCGCGGCGCTCGACGACGCCGCGCCCGGCGGCGTCGACGTCTACTTCGACAACGTCGGCGGCCCCATCACGGACGCCGTCTTCACCGAGCTCAACGTGGACGCCCGCGTCGCCGTCTGCGGGCAGATCGCCCACTACAACGACGAAGGCGTCCCCACGGGGCCGCGGAAACTCCCGCAGCTCATCGCGCCGCGCGCGAAAGTCCAGGGCCTCCTCGTCGGCGACTACGCCACCCGATTCGGGCAGGCGAGCGAACAGCTCGGCGAGTGGGTCGCCACCGGCGAACTCCACCACCGCGAGAGCATCGTCGACGGCCTCGAAAACGCCCCCGACGCCTTCCTCGGGCTCTTCGCCGGCGACAACATCGGCAAACAGGTCGTCAAGGTCTCCGAGTAG
- a CDS encoding MFS transporter: MNQGRRVLLTLMGAFFAAMAARLLVSPLVPEAVAAFETTPGALGLALTGMWLSYALVQLPAGVLAARHGARTLVVSGLLVTAVASGLLAAAPSALAFGAAVVALGVGPGLYFPAAAALLAETNENVGSALGLHISGGDAAGVVVPLAVTAVTAAWGWRATPLLGVALALAAAVGCRLALPAPSETAASPASSGRAELRAALGRVFFDPRVRRVVLFAACLAFCFQSITSFLPAYLQAAHGLSPAAANARFSLAFAVWILGMPVAGRLADTVGTDRVLAATVVLLGVGVAVTVLAATPLALLAGVVLVGLGMTWGGVVGAKVMAALGEDGRTSGYGAVRSAYGVLGASGSVAVGALATAAGWRVGWSLLLVLVALALCLLARDARHASAD; encoded by the coding sequence GTGAACCAGGGTCGGCGCGTCCTCCTCACGCTGATGGGGGCGTTCTTCGCGGCGATGGCCGCGCGCCTCCTCGTCAGCCCGCTCGTCCCCGAAGCCGTGGCGGCGTTCGAGACGACGCCGGGCGCGCTCGGCCTCGCCCTCACGGGGATGTGGCTCTCGTACGCGCTCGTCCAACTCCCCGCCGGCGTGCTCGCCGCGCGGCACGGCGCGCGGACGCTCGTCGTCTCCGGCCTCCTCGTCACCGCCGTCGCGTCCGGCCTGCTCGCCGCCGCGCCGTCCGCGCTCGCGTTCGGCGCGGCCGTCGTCGCGCTCGGCGTCGGCCCCGGGCTCTACTTCCCCGCAGCGGCCGCGCTCCTCGCCGAGACGAACGAGAACGTCGGGAGCGCGCTCGGCCTCCACATCTCCGGCGGCGACGCCGCCGGCGTCGTCGTCCCGCTCGCCGTCACCGCCGTCACGGCCGCCTGGGGGTGGCGCGCCACGCCGCTCCTCGGCGTCGCCCTCGCGCTCGCCGCCGCCGTGGGCTGCCGCCTCGCCCTCCCCGCGCCGAGCGAGACGGCCGCGTCCCCCGCGTCCTCCGGCCGCGCCGAACTCCGCGCCGCCCTCGGCCGCGTGTTCTTCGACCCGCGCGTCCGCCGCGTCGTCCTCTTCGCCGCCTGCCTCGCCTTCTGCTTTCAGTCCATCACCTCCTTCCTCCCCGCGTACCTTCAGGCCGCCCACGGCCTCTCGCCGGCCGCCGCGAACGCCCGGTTCAGCCTCGCGTTCGCCGTCTGGATTCTCGGCATGCCCGTCGCCGGCCGCCTCGCCGATACCGTCGGCACCGACCGCGTCCTCGCCGCGACCGTCGTGCTCCTCGGCGTCGGCGTCGCCGTCACCGTGCTCGCCGCCACGCCGCTCGCCCTCCTCGCCGGCGTCGTCCTCGTCGGCCTCGGGATGACCTGGGGCGGCGTCGTCGGCGCGAAAGTCATGGCCGCGCTCGGCGAGGACGGCCGGACGAGCGGCTACGGCGCGGTCCGCTCGGCCTACGGCGTCCTCGGCGCGTCCGGCAGCGTCGCCGTCGGCGCGCTCGCCACCGCCGCCGGCTGGCGAGTCGGCTGGAGCCTCCTCCTCGTCCTCGTCGCGCTCGCCCTCTGCCTCCTCGCCCGGGACGCGCGACACGCCAGCGCCGACTAA